The genomic interval ATCTTATAGAGCCTATCCGCGCCTTCAACATCCTCGCAGGCCTTAATCTCTGCCACCCTTAGATCCATCTTTTGAAAATCATCGAAGGTTATGTTATCCATAGTTTTACTCCTTTTTTTGTTTTGTATGTCAGTTTTAACAGTTTGAACCGATCAAACCGTTTTTAATTCAAAGGCTGCAATCTAAACCCGCTTAAAACAAAACAATTTAAAATTATCATTCTCTCCGGGCAACTGTGTTTCTCAAAATCCCGATTCCCTCTATTTCAACTTCCACCACGTCTCCAGCCTCAATTGCCCCAACCCCCGGGGGTGTCCCTGTAATAATAACATCGCCCGGCATCATTGTCATAATTCCCGATATAAAAGAAACAAGTTCAAATACGTTAAAGATCATGTTTTTTGTGTTTGAGTGTTGCCTTTCAACACCATTAACCCTCGTACAGATGTCCAGGTTAAAGGGATCCAAATTCGAGACTATTTTGGGACCGAGTGGGCAGAACGTATCAAACGATTTTGCTCGTGTCCACTGGCCGTCCTCCCTCTGCAAATCCCTTGCGGTAACATCGTTGGCGCACGTATAGCCTATAATATGGCGGGGGGCATCCTTTATGGAGATGCTTCTTGTTTTGTTTTTTATGATCACAGCAAGTTCACCCTCGTAGTGGACTTCCCTGCTTTGTGGAGGACAAATAATTGTCTCATTATGCTGAATTACAGCAGTAGGGGGCTTCATAAAGATTAACGGGTATTTCGGAACAGACATCTTCAGTTCCTCTGCGTGATCGAAATAATTAAGCCCGATAGCTATAATCTTCGATGGATGGAACATGGCCTTACCTTTACTTGAATTTAATGTTCTTAATAAGCACTTCTTCGATACTTTATGCCTGACCTGCTAAACAGTATACACCAATCATGATTTTTTACAAATGTCCTTATACTACAAGTTGAGAACATCGAACCATGAACCGGAGTATCCTCCATACTCTATACTATCAATTACATAGATATTTTAAGCTTTCTCGATCATGCAGAAATACGAAAAGCCGCAAGTTATTCAGGGTTCACCACTTACGGCTGCCTCTCAAAAGAGCTTAGTAACACTATTGACAAAGCAAGCCGTTGAGTTACAATATAAGTACAGCAAATTAAGGAGGAAAGTATGTATATATTCATCAAATATGCGGCTATCAGAAATTTACTTGCCTTTTCCTTTATATCTCTTGTTCTCTTTGCTGTCGTTGGCTGTGCCACAAATCCCGTAACAGGGCAGAGCCAATTCATGCTTGTTTCGGAAGAACAGGAAATTCAAATAGGCAAGGAGTTATACCCCAATGCCATGTGGGGCGCCGAAGGCGGCGGAGGCGAGTTTAAAGACGAGAGAGTGAAAGCATATCTCAAAAATGTTGTATTGAATATCCACAAGGTATCCCACAGGCCTAATCTGCCGGTAGATTTTGCGATTCAAAACAGTTCTGTCCCTAATGCATGGGCAATACCGGGACATGTTGTTATTACAAGGGGGTTGCTTGCAGGGCTGGATAATGAAGCCGAGTTTGCCTTTGTTATGGGCCATGAAATGGGCCATGTATCTGCACGCCATTCCGCAAGCCAGATGTCTCTGGGAATACTCCACCAGACTTTATTGGCCGGAGCGGGTATAGCTCTTGCCGGGAGCGATTATTCCGATGCTACTCTTTCGCTCGGCGCGTTGGGAAGCAGCTTATTACTGCTAAAATACAGCAGGGTTGACGAACTTGAAGCAGACGGTCTTGGCGTCCAGTATATGACAAAGCTTGGTTATAACCCGAAAAATGCGGTTAGCGCCCACATGAACCTCGAGAAGGTATCGAACGAATATATGAAATCCCTCGGGAAAGGTACACAGGAAAGGGGGTTTTTTGAAGACCTGCTTTCCACCCACCCCAGGACATCTGTGAGGATTGACGAGATTCAGAATATCATCAACCATACTTCTTCGTTTGCACTTAAGGGAGATGGCGTAAACAGGCAGGAATTTCAGACCATGATTGCCGGTACAAAAAATATAAATAATACATATATTGCCCACTATGATAAGGCTGTCAGGGCATTGAACAATAAAAATCTCGACGAAGCCGTGGCCCAGATAACAAAGGCTATCAATATAGATCAAACACAGGCACCTTTTTACAGTTTAAGCGGTTTTATCATGCTCAGAAAGAAAAACCCTGAAAACGCCGAGAAGTATTTCAATTATGCCCTGCGTCTTGACAATAATTACCAGCCTGCATTGAGGGGCATGGGCGCAATCCGCTATATAAAAGGAAATTATGCTGAAAGCATGCAGTATTTAAAGAAAAGTATTGCCCTTTTCCCTGAGGATATGCATGCCCATTACTTTCTCGGCATGAGCTATTTTAAAACAAATACCTACAAAACAGCCCTAAATCACCTTAAACTCTTTGCCGATACACATCCGAAACACCCTGAGATACACGGTGTTCTAGGGACATGCTATGAGAACGTAAATGATCCAAGCTCTGCCTATAAAGAATATGC from Pseudomonadota bacterium carries:
- a CDS encoding fumarylacetoacetate hydrolase family protein — protein: MFHPSKIIAIGLNYFDHAEELKMSVPKYPLIFMKPPTAVIQHNETIICPPQSREVHYEGELAVIIKNKTRSISIKDAPRHIIGYTCANDVTARDLQREDGQWTRAKSFDTFCPLGPKIVSNLDPFNLDICTRVNGVERQHSNTKNMIFNVFELVSFISGIMTMMPGDVIITGTPPGVGAIEAGDVVEVEIEGIGILRNTVARRE
- a CDS encoding M48 family metalloprotease, encoding MYIFIKYAAIRNLLAFSFISLVLFAVVGCATNPVTGQSQFMLVSEEQEIQIGKELYPNAMWGAEGGGGEFKDERVKAYLKNVVLNIHKVSHRPNLPVDFAIQNSSVPNAWAIPGHVVITRGLLAGLDNEAEFAFVMGHEMGHVSARHSASQMSLGILHQTLLAGAGIALAGSDYSDATLSLGALGSSLLLLKYSRVDELEADGLGVQYMTKLGYNPKNAVSAHMNLEKVSNEYMKSLGKGTQERGFFEDLLSTHPRTSVRIDEIQNIINHTSSFALKGDGVNRQEFQTMIAGTKNINNTYIAHYDKAVRALNNKNLDEAVAQITKAINIDQTQAPFYSLSGFIMLRKKNPENAEKYFNYALRLDNNYQPALRGMGAIRYIKGNYAESMQYLKKSIALFPEDMHAHYFLGMSYFKTNTYKTALNHLKLFADTHPKHPEIHGVLGTCYENVNDPSSAYKEYAMQLKVAPNSDMGKRAAGRLQALGVKVK